Part of the Thermodesulfobacteriota bacterium genome, TAAATCGGAAAAGGGCAGGCAACAATAACTTTTACCTTATGAGATTTCTTATTAGAGGCTCTTTTAGTTTGCGGCACAACTATCACGTCCTATGATTTATAAAATTTATAATACCATAGGTGCTCCGGCTTGCCATACTTTAGTATTAATATATAAATTTAGATTATGGGCTCTGAGGAGGTCCTATTAGCGGTGCCATTACTGGTTTGGCTAAGCCAATAAACACGACCATCTCTTCTCCTCCCGGGTTTTCAGATATAGCAATTGTCTCGAAGTTGTTAGTAGCCCATACATTTCCAGACGGGTCTATCTGGACAGACGTACTTCTTTTAAGACCATTAAAGAAATAACCCAGGGGCGCTATAGGGTCTCCTGTCTCTAAACCCGGTGGGCACATGCTTGTGTCTTCCCCGCAAAAGTATGAAACAGTATTCCCATCAAAGTTAGATACCCACACATTACCGGCTCCGTCGACCGAAATACCCCAAGGCATCAGCAGCCCTCCGCCCTTGAAAGAGCCGATCTCGGTTCCGTCTGAGTTAACCATAATTACAGATGCGTCTGGGTTCGTAAAGTCCGGGTCAAGCGTGAGCGCAATAAACAATAACATGCCAGGTACGGAGCCCCCATCACAAGGAGCAGTTACAAAGCCTGAGTTCGCCACCCATGTGTTTCCGAACATGTCTGTAGCAAGACCCATCGGCTTGTTAAAACCGGCTTCTGCCGCCTGATCCCCTGACACATTAAATATCAGATTTCCGTCAGGATCAAACTTCGCAACGTTTGAGGTCCCGTTCCCCGTTACCCATGCGTTTCCGTCTATATCAATTGCGATATCAAAAGGCTTGACGACTATTGTTTCGTCTGAATCGTCCATCTCTTGTATTACAAATGCCTGGTCGGGGTCTCCACCGGGAAATATTGTTACATGGTCTGCGCTACAGCTTGCAATCCAGATATTACCTTTTTTGTCTGACACAGTACCTTGAGGATAGAAGATCGTATTACCGGCTCCCATAAAACCACCTATGTCATTCCCCACTGTAGTAGGTGAAATGGGAACACCTTCTGATGAGAATTTTGATACTGATCTAGCTCGAAGATCTTGCTCAATCGGATTAAACATGCACCCAACTCCCTGGAAAGCAAAATTGCCGATCCAAACATTCCCCCCTGGGTCAAGGGTGATACCGTAACCCGCTCCATAAACCCCCCCGCCCTGATAAGGCGCACCCGGCGCATCCTCGCCCGTGGGAGTTAGCCTGAGAACATGATCGTCGCCGCAGACTACATCCAATGGGTTTTCTCTGAACACAAAGTTATTAGTGATCCATGCATTCCCTTCAGCATCAAACGCAGTGTTTCCGGGCCCATTGATTTCCATGCCATTACCTACGTATCTTATTGCAATTATCCACGCATTAATATCCTGAGTTGAATTAAGAGTAGGTCCGTACACCTGCTCTAGTAGTGAAAAGTCAAATAGTGCTTGTACATTCTGCCACGGGAAGTGAGCAATATTTAAGGCAGCCATAAGCGTGTCAGAAGGCTCTTCACCTCCTGGGGGAGTAGCCAGGTCAAAAAGAGTATCGCACCTATTGTCATCACGAACGCACGCCGCTAGCATATTGGATAGTGAATTAAAAGCGCCCTGAGTTGTAGTGCTTGATCCGTTTGGAAATGTGTTTAGAAATAAAGTAGTGTTGCCGGTTTCTATATCTACAAGTCTTCTCAGAATATCAGCTGCATTTTGAAGCCCTGGCGAAGGGCCGTCTATCTCGTCACCTACAAAAAACTGCGACATTGCGTATGCGGTAGCAACAGTAGTTCTTTCATTTATTACTATATCCCGTTTCACTGGCTCCTGGCCAAGAACTGTTGCCAATCTGGTTTGCCGTGTTGTTAAAACACCATTTGTATTGTTAGCAATTGGAACTATATCTCCTGTAGTTAGATACAGGACCGCATTAGAATCTGATGGAGGGTTATAATTTATTCTAAAGAGGCCAAACTCATCAGTCTCAGCTGTGCCTAGTATCCTAACAAAACCATCAGTGCCAGTGCTCTTTAGTACAACATTCACAAATTCTATCGGCAGCTCGCCGCTTAGAACAAATCCTCTAATTTGTGCTTGGTTGTTGTCTGAATCACATGAACTTATAAGTAAAACTAAAGATAGTAATGAGAAAATTACAACAGTATTAAGTGCATTTAAATTTTTATATCTAAACATTTTCCTATCCTCCACTTCAAAATTAGTAGCAATAATAATATAGAATCTATACGAATAAAATAAGCTAGCAGATTCAATCTGTAGATAATATTATTTAGGTGGTTAGCTCATAATTCAATGCAGATTTTGGTCTTCTACTTAATCTGGAAAATTTTCCCCGGGAGCTGCTGGACATAGTCGTTTAGCTCCAGAGTGAGCAAGATTGAAAGAAGGTTTGCAGACTCTATACCTGTTTTTTTATGTATATCATCAATATGTTGTGGTTCACTGCTTAATACTGAATAAACTTCCTTTTGGTTTTGTGATAATTTATCAAGGACTTTTTGAGTTCTTTCTTCCTCGAACAAACCTGAGCTTTTTAAATTCGCAAATGCTTCAAATTCTAAGAGCACATCATCCACTGTTTCTACAAGTTTTGCGCCTTTTTTTATAAGCCAGTTAGAGCCGCGGCTAAGTTTATTATCTATGTTCCCCGGAACTGCAAAAACTTCCTTATTTTGATCAAGCGCAAAAGAAGCGCTAATGAGCGAGCCGCTTTTCTCAGAGGCCTGAACCACTATAACTCCAAGAGAGATACCGCTAATTATTCTATTTCGCTGAGGGAAGTTATGAGAGATTGGAGGAGTGCCCAAACCAAATTCCGAAACTACAGCTCCATTTTCAGAGACTTGTTTGTAGAGCTTTAC contains:
- the dprA gene encoding DNA-processing protein DprA; this encodes MNQEWKYLIALSRVRGIGEVLIKNLFSRFGSAKEIFAASKKDLRQVQGISERHIEAIKSFSDWPDVEEELNKIDKHKVRLLSLKDSEYPESLSQIYNPPSFLYITGEILHSDKNSIAIVGTRLPNKYGRKVTEALAGELASMGITVVSGLARGVDSIAQAEALKRGGRTIGVLGCGLDVVYPPENVKLYKQVSENGAVVSEFGLGTPPISHNFPQRNRIISGISLGVIVVQASEKSGSLISASFALDQNKEVFAVPGNIDNKLSRGSNWLIKKGAKLVETVDDVLLEFEAFANLKSSGLFEEERTQKVLDKLSQNQKEVYSVLSSEPQHIDDIHKKTGIESANLLSILLTLELNDYVQQLPGKIFQIK